The following proteins come from a genomic window of Longimicrobiales bacterium:
- a CDS encoding CYTH domain-containing protein has translation MSTETERRFLVRVRSWAAVAADATREHLVQAYLAAEPERTVRIRLGAERAVLTVKGPAERGARTEIECAIDPVAARAILDARLFTGTPVEKTRSTLCIGKLVWEVDQFEGGNAGLVLAEVELPEGGTRAAWDSSVDRGRPDWAGREITGEPRFSNSSLALRPFATWPERERADVMREIES, from the coding sequence ATGTCGACTGAAACGGAACGGCGCTTTCTGGTTCGGGTGCGGTCGTGGGCAGCCGTTGCGGCTGACGCCACGCGCGAGCATCTCGTGCAGGCGTACCTGGCCGCCGAACCGGAACGGACGGTGCGCATACGTCTCGGCGCAGAGCGCGCCGTGCTGACGGTCAAGGGACCAGCGGAGCGTGGTGCGCGGACGGAAATAGAGTGCGCCATTGATCCGGTGGCCGCGCGCGCTATACTCGACGCGCGTCTCTTCACCGGTACGCCAGTCGAAAAGACGCGCAGCACCCTCTGCATCGGGAAGCTGGTATGGGAGGTCGATCAGTTCGAGGGCGGCAACGCAGGGCTGGTGCTGGCCGAGGTCGAGCTCCCCGAAGGAGGGACGCGCGCCGCGTGGGACTCCAGCGTCGATCGCGGACGGCCGGACTGGGCCGGACGCGAGATCACCGGTGAGCCGCGCTTTTCCAACAGCAGCCTCGCCCTCCGTCCCTTTGCCACCTGGCCGGAGCGGGAACGGGCGGATGTGATGCGCGAGATCGAATCGTAG
- a CDS encoding PAS domain-containing sensor histidine kinase, producing MKEAEGGNSLPDTTGKPDARDAPASSAPDESAQEESVALYRLLVESVRDYAIFALDPSGRVLTWNPGAQRFKGYTAEEIIGKHFSIFYPQAKIDEGHPAYELRVAAAEGRFEEEGWRLRKDGSRFWANVVITALRGPNGELVGFAKVTRDLTERRAAEMRAVEDARRIAEAEAANRARAEFLATMSHELRTPLNAIGGYVDLISLGIRGPVTEQQIDDLKRIRRSQQHLLGIINDLLNFSRIEAGHLTYDLEYVPLSEILHAVHDMVEPLAAAKTLATEWPKDVRSLVYVDRAKTEQILLNLLTNAIKFTPTGGRITIACRVNRTVASVEVTDTGIGIPSENLNTIFEPFVQVGRTHSSAHEGAGLGLAISRDLARGMGGELTAASTLGEGSTFTVTLPRAPSTASD from the coding sequence ATGAAAGAGGCTGAGGGAGGAAACAGCCTCCCGGATACCACGGGGAAACCGGACGCCCGCGATGCCCCCGCGTCGAGTGCGCCGGACGAATCCGCACAGGAGGAGTCGGTCGCTCTCTACCGCCTGCTGGTGGAGAGCGTCAGGGACTATGCGATCTTTGCCCTCGACCCGAGCGGGCGCGTTCTCACGTGGAACCCCGGCGCTCAGCGATTCAAGGGGTACACTGCAGAGGAGATCATCGGGAAGCATTTCTCGATCTTCTATCCGCAGGCAAAGATCGATGAGGGACACCCCGCCTACGAGCTCAGGGTCGCAGCAGCGGAGGGTCGCTTCGAGGAGGAGGGCTGGCGCCTGCGCAAGGACGGGAGCCGGTTCTGGGCGAATGTCGTCATCACCGCGCTGCGCGGCCCGAATGGCGAGCTGGTCGGCTTCGCGAAGGTTACGCGGGACCTCACGGAACGCCGCGCTGCGGAGATGCGCGCGGTAGAGGATGCCCGCCGCATCGCGGAAGCCGAGGCCGCGAACCGGGCACGGGCCGAGTTCCTGGCGACGATGTCGCACGAGCTCCGTACGCCGTTGAACGCGATCGGCGGATATGTCGATCTGATCTCGCTCGGCATCCGCGGGCCTGTGACGGAGCAGCAGATCGATGATCTCAAGCGGATCCGCCGAAGTCAGCAGCATCTGCTGGGCATCATCAATGACCTGCTCAACTTCAGCAGAATCGAGGCGGGTCATCTCACGTACGACCTGGAGTACGTGCCGCTGAGCGAGATCCTGCATGCGGTGCACGACATGGTCGAGCCACTGGCGGCCGCGAAGACACTCGCGACGGAGTGGCCGAAGGATGTGCGCTCGCTGGTTTACGTGGATCGCGCCAAGACCGAGCAGATCCTGCTCAACCTGTTGACCAACGCCATCAAGTTCACGCCGACCGGCGGCCGCATCACGATAGCGTGCCGGGTCAACCGCACGGTGGCGAGCGTCGAGGTGACGGACACGGGGATTGGGATACCGTCGGAGAATCTGAACACGATCTTCGAGCCGTTCGTGCAGGTGGGGCGCACACACAGCTCGGCACACGAAGGGGCAGGCCTCGGGCTCGCGATCAGCCGCGACCTGGCGCGCGGCATGGGTGGCGAGCTGACGGCCGCGAGTACGCTGGGGGAGGGGTCGACGTTCACGGTGACGCTCCCGCGCGCGCCCTCGACCGCCAGCGACTGA
- a CDS encoding type II CAAX endopeptidase family protein: MILRIAGAVLTVIAFNLTAMFGLAALPPVAGLVWVLVLAAAFYVWSTRPGRHRRERLARLRVRPPNAALRWVLLSCAATILLLLAIGSFASLIAPDLDAADIPEWYDMLRPYRETTIGWVALTLLIAFAIPLVEEFSFRGHVQRLLERRYGVPVAIAASAILFMSLHVGVPHWSILGISLTLGLAAGLAVHVFRSIWPAVLMHCAWNGSMIGAEAIASRMGTEYTAGATTNALSGLVLLALGVLGWRRVLTAVAGDVRPATSPHPGVTERPVA; the protein is encoded by the coding sequence GTGATTCTCCGCATCGCCGGCGCCGTTCTGACCGTCATCGCATTCAACCTGACGGCGATGTTCGGCCTGGCGGCGCTGCCCCCGGTGGCCGGTCTGGTGTGGGTGCTCGTGCTGGCCGCGGCATTCTATGTGTGGTCCACGCGCCCTGGCCGCCACCGCCGGGAGCGGCTGGCAAGGCTGCGTGTGCGGCCGCCGAACGCGGCACTCCGCTGGGTACTGCTGAGCTGCGCCGCCACCATCCTGCTGCTGCTCGCGATCGGCTCCTTCGCCAGCCTCATTGCGCCGGACCTGGACGCGGCTGACATCCCGGAATGGTATGACATGCTGCGGCCCTATCGTGAAACCACTATCGGCTGGGTGGCCCTGACGCTTCTCATCGCGTTCGCCATCCCGCTGGTCGAGGAGTTTTCCTTCCGCGGCCATGTCCAGCGCCTGCTGGAGAGACGCTACGGCGTGCCCGTGGCCATTGCGGCGTCCGCCATCCTGTTCATGAGCCTGCATGTCGGCGTGCCGCACTGGTCGATCCTCGGCATTTCACTCACGCTCGGACTCGCGGCGGGGCTCGCCGTCCACGTATTCCGCTCGATCTGGCCCGCTGTGCTCATGCACTGCGCCTGGAACGGGAGCATGATCGGCGCGGAGGCGATCGCTTCCCGCATGGGCACCGAGTACACAGCCGGCGCGACGACCAACGCGTTGAGCGGACTGGTCCTCCTTGCACTGGGTGTGCTCGGCTGGCGGCGCGTACTGACGGCTGTCGCCGGCGATGTCCGTCCTGCGACCTCACCCCATCCGGGCGTCACGGAGCGGCCGGTGGCCTGA
- a CDS encoding retropepsin-like aspartic protease: protein MIRFLPCLFILSACVDTAPDRVEFAADSAAGEIAFELAGPGGAALLVPVHLNGQGPFQFILDTGATVTCVDDALAAQLALQDVRGVIGTAAGVGGQGGVRLVSVDSLRIGSVRAHELQACVVDLEHLAGMGLDLDGLIGLNVLKEFLVTIDFERQIVTLTRP, encoded by the coding sequence GTGATACGATTTCTGCCCTGTCTGTTCATCCTCAGCGCATGCGTCGATACCGCGCCCGACCGCGTGGAGTTCGCCGCCGACTCCGCAGCAGGCGAAATCGCTTTCGAGCTCGCCGGTCCCGGCGGCGCAGCACTGCTGGTCCCGGTCCATCTCAATGGTCAGGGACCCTTCCAGTTCATACTGGATACGGGGGCCACGGTCACGTGTGTCGATGACGCACTCGCAGCGCAGCTCGCACTTCAGGACGTGCGCGGCGTCATCGGCACTGCGGCCGGCGTCGGCGGACAGGGAGGCGTACGACTGGTATCGGTGGACTCGCTGCGCATCGGATCCGTGCGTGCCCACGAGCTGCAGGCATGTGTCGTCGACCTCGAACACCTCGCCGGCATGGGCCTGGACCTCGACGGCCTGATCGGGCTGAACGTGCTGAAGGAGTTCCTCGTAACGATCGATTTCGAGCGCCAGATCGTCACACTCACCCGACCATGA
- a CDS encoding biopolymer transporter ExbD, which yields MILRTRVATRAEVPTSSMADIAFLLLVFFLVTTVFDEERGLQVVLPDPGPQDVAAENIAFFNVRADGMIELQRGTSPQVQLLRASDVEALWRLELRQNPNLIAALRTHPDAPYRFMIDVLDALQASGAERISLQTQR from the coding sequence ATGATTCTCCGGACCCGAGTAGCCACGCGCGCTGAGGTGCCCACATCGTCCATGGCGGACATCGCCTTCCTGCTCCTGGTTTTCTTCCTCGTCACAACCGTATTCGATGAGGAGAGGGGATTACAGGTCGTGCTGCCTGATCCGGGGCCGCAGGACGTTGCCGCGGAGAACATTGCGTTCTTCAACGTGCGGGCCGACGGCATGATCGAGCTGCAGCGCGGCACGAGTCCCCAGGTGCAGCTGCTGCGCGCATCCGATGTGGAGGCGCTCTGGCGGCTGGAGCTCCGTCAGAATCCGAACCTCATTGCCGCACTGCGCACGCACCCCGACGCGCCGTACCGTTTCATGATCGACGTGCTCGACGCACTTCAGGCGTCGGGCGCTGAACGGATTTCGCTGCAGACGCAGCGCTGA